ataatatccaaagtgaTGACGACTAGAATGTTGGCGAttcttcccttcatcatatctgaagagcaaaaaggatttgttcctggtagacagattcttgattcaatcattcttgttcatgagaacatacactctctcagcgctgcaaagaaagaaggtttcttgataaagttggatttggcaaaggcttatgatagagttgaatgggatgttctatttaaaatcatgggggtttttggttttgatggtaaggttatcaaaataatcagagaactaatcactactcctatgttctctattttggttaatggatctcctacaaaaaaatttaaaaactctagagggctaagacaaggagaccccatatctcctatcctttttaccattctggctgaaagtatgagtagaatgattcataaaatgaaacaaagcaaaactatcaaaggtcttcaaccttcttctgccaatgtgttttgcactcatcaacaatttgttgatgatactatcatcatgggatactcttcagtcaaggaggctgaagccttcaaaactgctctcaactcctatgctttggcaactggtcaaCTAGTTAACTGGGATaaatcagctatgtactttctcaatactccagtcataagacaacagagaataGCCAATATAAATGGTTGTAAAGTGGAATTGTTTCCTTCTACCTACCTAGGTCTTCCCTTAGGGATGGCTCCCCCAAATTCTTTCTAGAATATGATCATTGATtaaattaataagagacttgtaggatggaaaggttcaatgttatctcgagctgggaaaatgcagctcctctaagcaactcttcaaaatctccctgtttatgccctcagtctgtTTGGTATTCCGGCTAAAATTGTTGAAActatggaaagaattcagaagagattcttatggtcaggagttgaagaaaagaagagaatacctttgattgcatgggacaaagtgtgtagaccaaagaacaaaggagggttggggattaaaattattaaaacttttaacaaagctcttcttgccaagcaattatggagagcatatgacactaagaaagactggagtcaaatttggtttgacaaatacattaagaattagactatccaagggatcctcaaTGATGAAGATATCCCGGCTAGATCTTTCATCTGGAATAGTGTAACCAaagccataaaagttgcaaaagctggagttggatgggtccttggaaaaggtgacagaataaggttttgggaagacccctggatgaagaatgaagccctatttgatcaaaacaacaatcaagttattgaagaatgtaaaaggaggtttgggctgatggtttgtgactactggaaggagaataaatgggccaatcttgaggacatccatcctggtctttcctctattcagaaagagttgttgtccttttcccctaacaacaactatgatgatgttttcctttggaaaagtgaccctaaaggtgaattcacagtttcttctgcttataaaaacactttttctcaaatcCGCAATCccttttggagtaaagtttggaacaacatcttgatccctaaagtcaacatgttcttttggctcgcttctcataatagtatccttactattgataatttaattcgaaggggcttcaaattccctaacagatgtgagctctgtcagaaggagggggaatcagttgatcacctattttttcattgttctttcactagggaaatctggtgtaaaatgtgggaaaaatggaaaattaattgggtcatgaacaaaagcattaaggatataatatggcaatggaattatcctaccaaatgtcaaattattaaaaacctgtggtccctgaccctccccatgatatgctagggcatttggaaagaaaggaataacaggatatttagggaagaaaagtgtaatactcaagttgtctttgaaaaaatatgcagggctataaaggagaacatcaacatccctcacaagaataatcagcaatgggctaatataaatatgaatgatatggaaaaagatattATTACTCAATGGAACCTGATTCATAAGGTCTATAGAGtggataacaagaagaagagagataacattgtttggaggttccctgattatgactggataaaagttaattttgatggggcagccaaagggaaccctggaaaggctggtggaggtggagttatcaaaaatgctcaaggaaggtgtattgctgcttttgcttccccttttgaaatccaaaacaaccatgtggctgaagctatggccatgcttaagagcctccagttagcccaggaattcaaatttaaaaaaatctagcttgaaggggattccttaaatattatacaagccctcaaaggtattagttcagtctcttggaatattgctaatattattaaaaatgctaagactacccttaataactatgttagcattattttaacccatacttttagagagggtaacaaggtagcaGATATCtttgctaatgaaggggttaatttggaaaagggcgtcaaatatataggggaagatcacattaagtgggagattaaggaacaattattttttgatcgccttaatggagcaagcaaatattatgattgaattctAGGGAATGAGTACCAATGACAGATTATGGGGGCGAATGAACTGCCAGTCGATGAGTGCTACTCAGCATCATAACCAAGAACACATGTGTGAgagaggtaattgtaataatagccaggTTCATATGAACATGAATGgcaatctcaaaattgtgaaagtCTCTCTTCAAGGAGAAAccagaaacacagagttttacttgcGGGCCGAGAGTTGTAACAAAGGTGATTGTGACCtggaaagcagaatgggaggcagccttaacaggaatgaaccgtccggttgtgagcactggaagagcgaaaggaaggtgtggagaaggctccaccgACACGTGTTCAcggattatatggagaagctccatggtagtagaagctcTGTATCTCAAGGGTTCGCAAAAAGCTagagcaataacagggctaccctgtttggggaaatctggcacaTCGATGAAAGTCTGATCTCAAAGGTAACGaggctcaagatggaggggaccaaattctatagggatagaaagtacgcTGCTGAGGCCTTCAAAAACTTCCCTAAGACGGAGGACGAGAAGAGTAACCTGGAGAAGAAGGACAATATATCATACttcaccccccaacaggtaaaacctttctggcaaaaaattcttagggctttaatggaatatttaactgtggatggtaggtttacgaaaatttacaattatcacttcgccatcctgaaccacttccgccatggggtgaaaatttccttgcccttctatttagcctcttctcttAACGAGAGCTTGGCCGACCATATTAAAAAACCTAGTTCCTACCCTCTAGCACACCAGGGTCTCATTctgctgatttatgaatatatgaaggataagactagggcaacaaaggatgaccctttaattctCAATGCTCAGATTTCTGAGAAAAGCATAGACTCTGATTCAACTGGGGAGACCagaacccctacccataaaaaaaggaaggttgatatTGTTCAGGAAAaaaaggatgtgctttgtgaggaagaagagggaaagaataatgaagaagtttctgaaaaggagatcaataaggaggaGAATTAcgaggaaggagaggaagggggcaattctaAGAATCGTCAACCTAATATTGAAGGCTCAGAaactgagaaagaggctctgaagcctaaggaaggtgaaaaccctaatgcggAGGAGACGAAACAAAGTAAGGATTCTGCAGAAACCATTCTGGATATCGCCCGCAATTGCACCcttcaattcttcaattttcagaagtgggtggtggaaaacattaccagcatgcagggtaaacagagggagttggaagttaagatcaacaagctgatcaaCATGTCTGACTCTGGGAAGCAGCACaaggagatggagaatagtgaagcggaggaagaaatggaaatggaagactggctggagaaagacttgattaaaggcgacctaaaacatttggaggacgtcatcaaaatattgaaggaacaggtggaggaggataaggacaatgtcaatgcccggatggctagaaacgagaaagccctgaaaagccttatggatcatagcctccaggttctaaaagtctcctcccagaacatgaacGCGCTGGTGAatcatctagaaaagaaaaaccaggagaagaacctggtggTCATTGAAGaagctcctacttccagcctaagccaccagaccTCTAGGCGCAGAACCAGACAGACTACGgtggagaaggaaatgaagatgaaagataacCAGACTACTCAGGAAAATACTGATTTGAGGGAAGCGGCAAAGGCTATGATGCTTTTGGTACaagatgcagaagaaaccatgaagaatttctaaattttgttttttgCTAGGCTTGGGGCCAACTTCTTGCTGGCCTTTTGTTGTCCTTTCCTATGTTGTTGGTCTTTTTGCTGGTGTTTCGTTGCTGTTGTATTTTGttgctttattgaatatctttcttatgtatctgggttttgggtcccttaaaacctatttttatttaatcaaaaacaatttgaggcttaaaatttttattttaattagaattttaattttaattttattttgaggtCAATTTTGTACTATACAAGATTGAACCTTCCCATTGCAAAATTGACCTAGGGATTAGATTATGGAGACGTAGGCTTATAATAAGGTGATTATGTATGTATAAGTGCAAAAATTGACCGAGGGATAAGGTCAAATGCATAGAAAAAGGATTGGGAAGGAACCAAACTTAGCACTTAATGTGTCAATATGTAAATCAAGTTGAGACAATCCATCAAAACAAGACACAGATGTGGGCTAATAATGAATGATTATGTATGTATAAGAGCAAATATTGACATAGGAAGAAGGCCAAATGTATAGAAATGCACAAAGGTACAAGTACATGGGGATGAAAATGGATTGGGGGATGATGTGGTCCAAGAAGGGGAAATTACATACTTATACATTATGTTTGATATAAACTGTGTGAATTTTCTCTCAACATTTTGGATCAAACTCCATGATCTATCATTAGAAAGTAGAAACCGAGAGAAGAGAAATGAATCAATGCATAGTAAAAATGTTCGAAACTCTTTGATCCATGATCAAGAAGtagaaagaaggaaaagaaaatgaatcaATGTATGCTAACAATGttgagggaaaaagttcacatCGCATAAACAAAAAACATAGAAGGAAAAAGTTCCAATAGTTTAAAGTGGAGACAATGCATGCTAACAATATGGACTATAACAATTTTTATAGAAAATTATTTTGAATTTCTATGTTTTTTATATACTCttgatacatttttttttaataattggtTTAAGATATAAGTCATTTATATTGTAAAAATCCACAGTTTAAACTAGAAATAGTCCATACTAACAACATGGACTAAGGAAAACTTTCTAgaaaattgttttgaatttctaTATTTTTATATACTCTTGAAATCTCTACAAATTTACTTAATAATTAGTTTAAGATAGAAGTCATTTACATTGTCATACACAAGAGAAACATAATTCTATGCTTCATTGTTACTTTTAGAAAAATCTatctaaaatatattaaaaaatatcctTCTCAAAAcaactatttttaatcaatttagtatatactagtatagatatcttaaatacatctatctaaaaaaatATCAAGAGATGATCAAATTGGAAGTATTTTAAAAGcattatgtttattattaaatattactaTTTAAATGTGTAAATGACTTTCAAAATGAAGATAAAAGATGAGAGTTTATGTTCACACATTCACACCATTAAAGTTCACCCCTTCTTGTCATTGTATTAATAAATGAAATAAACTATCTATTAAGATACTTTAGATAAATTTCTCTATGCTAATAAAAAAAGTGTTATGTTCTTTATTAAGATAAATACTTTTGACCTAGAAACAAATTTTGAAAGGATCCCAAATCTTTTAATCAACAAAAAAATAACATCAAAAATCGAAAATCAATGAACATTAAAGAAACTAACCTAGGGAAGAACCCAAAATAGTGCTATGTGATATAAAGAAAAAACCTGTTCAATTTATAGGGAGGGGCCCTCCTTTGGAAGTAGTATACAGAGATTTGAACTCTACTCATCTTTTAAACCGCTCTGCACTCGAGGAGATAACATGCAAAAACTTTCGTCCATGTTAGACCAGGCAAAATATGACCGTTGGACTAGACTGGCAGTCCCAGAATTAATAAAAAATAGGAAGGCTTTGATGTGAAAGGCACGGTTTCGATTCCCAAAAGAGGAGCCGTTTAACCCACCGTTTTGTCTATCAGATTTCATTCATTTATAATTTCATTGGGTAATTCATTCATTCTGCTGTAAAATCCCTCTCTCACACCTCTGCATTTCAAAAATGGTGATGGTAAGGATTTTAGAAACCTCTCAGACCTCCTGTAACTTTATTTCAGTTCAATTTTTGTGCTTTCTTTCTTATGGATTTCAAATTTGCAGGGCCGTTTGATGACTCCTCAGGAAAAGAGCCCATTGAAAGAGGATGAGGAGCTGTGGAATAGATTGAACAAGAGGAGCAGATGTCTTTCAGATTCGTCATCAAATGTATATGCACTGCACTTCCTGCCTTGTAATGCCTTTGCCTTGCAGATTTTGGCTTTAACACGCTTGCACTTTGCAGGATgaaaacaagaagaggaagaaggaggatATGAAGTTGTTGGATGAGGGAATGCAGGCTGTGGCCTCTTCTCTAACTCAGCTCACCAACGCTCTTACCACTGCAACTGCTGATGCTGCTGTGGAGGTAAGCCATTTGCATTTACTGGGTAAACAATCCTGTGTTAATTGGATGCCTAAATAACAAATTACCTTTTACCTCTTAATTCATCCATCACAAGTAATTGAATGAATTTGAACATTAGCAGGAACATGAAGAAATGAAAATGGGAGAAGAAGCGCTATCATTATCATTAAAAGAGGTGATTTCCGTTGCAGTTTCCCCTAGCCCAAGCTCCAAGGGAAATACGAGAGATCATCAACACGTAAGACTTGTATTTTCTGTTTTTTCTTAGTGGTTTCTCTGTTTTGTTTTCAAGGGTTTTAAAACAGGGGTGATGCTCAGCAGGTGGCGAAGGCCCTAGCTAGCAGCCCAAACCCTAAGAAGAATGCCGAGAATCTGGGAGATAATCTAAATGTGAGATTTGTGCTTATCATTTTACTTTATGGTTTCCCTGTTTTGCTCTCAAGGGTTTCCCTATTTTGCTATCAATATTTTTGAAACAGGGTTGATGTTCAACAGGTGGCGAAGTCCTTGGCTTGCAAAGCCAAACTCCTTCAACGGCAGATGACATCCTTGAAAGCGGATCTGTGCTTTGTGAGAGAGCGCTGCGCTTTTCTTGAAGAGGAGAACTCACGGTTGAGGGATAGGGATAGGGTTGGTGATGGTGTGAGGCCTGAAGAAGATGATCTGGTGAGCTCTCTCTTTCAAATAAATGCTTTTACCAGAACTAGATTTTTACAGCCCTCTTACCTAGATTTTGTCAAAATTTAAATAGAATCATGAAAATAGTGTGAATGTGTGAATTTTGTGGACTTTGCAGGTGAGGCTGCAGCTGGAAGTTCTTCTGGCAGAGAAAGGTCGCTTGGCTCAGGAGAATGCAAACCTGACAAGAGAGAATGAATATCTTCATCAATTAGTGGAATATCATCAGCTAACATGTCAGGAGGATATCATTGGCATGTGTTCAGATTTCTCCTCCGTTTCTCCTCCTGTGAAAAGGATCAGAGAAAATGGAGGATCCTCTCGCCTCCATTTAGATGCTAATGGCGTTTTGGAATGAATACCTATTGTACTGTCTCGTTCTTTTCCAAAAATATGATTCACTCATTTCTCCATCTCATTCAATAATACCTTGTCACTATTATTTAAAATTGTAAAGAGTCTTTTTGCAAGTTATGGTCATACTTGTGCATGCATTAATTGTTATTATGGGAAGTTATGGTCATGCTAGTGCACTAATTGTAGTTCAAGAGGGCATATCCTCGTAGAACCTTGGATTTAATGTTATTATGAGATGTTTTTAAGGCCAGGGATTGCAATCCCCTATTACAATCCCCTATTACATAATCTGATAAAATATATATTAGTAGTTGCAGGATTTTTCATGTGCAACGGAATGTTGATAGGTTTCATTTGTTTAGTGGATGATTCTTTTTTTTGGACGAAATTGACAAATAGTTCAATGATTGATAAATGATTTCCATGTTTGCAATCTTCAGTCATACTTCTAGATAGTGATGGTCTAGGTAATATGCATTGGTATTCACAATTCATACCACAAATTCATAATCTTTAGCCCCATCGTGGAGATTTGTTAGATTTCTTAATGGTTTTGAATGATCATGAAAATAAAGAGGGGAATTTCAACTTACAAAGTCTTAAATTATCTCTTGATAAAAGCCATGCACCATGACCAATACTAAAATTGCAAGTGTGTCTTCAGTCATACTTCTAGATAGTGATGGTCTAGGTAATATGCATTGGTATTCACAATTCATACCACAAATTCATAATCTTTAGCCCCATCGTGGAGATTTGTTAGATTTCATAATGGTTTTGAATGATCATGAAAATAAAGAGGGgaatttcaacatacaaagtcttAAATTATCTCTTGATAAAAGCCATGCGCCATGACCAATACTAAAATTGCAAGTGTGCATATGATGATTCCCTTCTTTATAAATGTGTTTGATTATAAAagtatattttttttattgaattagggtcaaaatttattttcaattttgttgattTTCCAATTCTCAATCCCTTTTTCCTTGttgcatttataataatatgagATGCACCTTCTATTTGCACCTTATTTATGCCTAGGCGTGAACAAGTCTGTAGGCCTAAAAGGAGTGTCATATGCTCTTCAACTTATACAACCAAAAGCTATACCAATATGAGATGTTTTTAAGGCCAGAGATTGCAATCCCCTATTACAATCCCGTATTACATaatctaataaaatatatattagtaGTTGCAGCATTTTTCATGTGCAATGGAAAGTTGATAGGTTTCATTTGTTTAGTGGATGATTCTTTTTTTGTGGACGAAATTGACAACCAAAAGCTATACCATTATGAGATGTTTTTAAGGCCAGGGATTACAATCCCCTATTACATAATCTGATAAAATATATATTAGTAGTTGCAGGATTTTTCATGTGCAACAGAATGTTGATAGGTTTCATTTGTTTAGTGGATGATTCTTTTTTTGTGGACTAAATTGACAAATAGTTCAATGATTGATAAATAATTTCCATGTTTGCAATCTCCAGTCATACTTCTAGATAGTGATGGTCTAGGTAATATGCATTGGTATTCACAATTCATACCACAAATTCATAATCTTTAGCCCCATCGTGGAGATTTGTTAGATTTCTTAATGGTTTTGAATGATCATGAAAATAAAGAGGGgaatttcaacatacaaagtcttAAATTATCTCTTGATAAAAGCCATGCGCCATGACCAATACTAAAATTGCAAGTGTGTATATGATGATTCCCTTCTTTATAAATGTGTTTGATTATAAAagtatatttttttattgaattagggtcaaaatttattttcaattttgttgattTTCTAATTCTCAATCCCTTTTTCCATGTTACATTTATAATAATATGAGATGCACCTTCTATTTGCACCTTATTTTTATGCCTAGGCGTGAACAAGTCTGTAGGCCTAAAAGGAGTGCCATATGCTCTTCAACTTATACAACCAAAAGCTATACCGATATGAGATGTTTTTAAGGCCAGAGATTGCAATCCCCTATTACAATCCCCTATTACATAATCTGATAAAATATATATTAGTACTTGCAGGATTTTTCATGTGCAACGGAATGTTGATAGGTTTCATTTGTTTAGTGGATGATTCTTTTTTTGTGGACAAAATTGACAACCAAAAGCTATACCATTATGAGATGTTTTTAAGGCCAGGGATTACAATCCCCTATTACATAATCTGATAAAATATATATTAGTAGTTGCAGGATTTTTCATGTGCAACAGAATGTTGATAGGTTTCATTTGTTTAGTGGATGATTCTTTTTTTGTGGACGAAATTGACAAATAGTTCAATGATTAATAAATGATTTCCATGTTTGCAATCTCCAGTCATACTTCTAGATAGTGATGGTCTAGGTAATATGCATTGGTATTCACAATCCATACCACAAATTCATAATCTTTAGCCCCATTGTGGAGATTTGTTAGATTTCTTAATGGTTTTGAATGATCATGAAAATAAAGAGGGgaatttcaacatacaaagtcttAAATCATCTCTTGATAAAAGCCATGCGCCATGACCAATACTAAAATTGCAAGTGTCTATATGATGATTCCCTTCTTTATAAACGTGTTTGATTATAAAagtatatttttttattgaattagggtcaaaatttattttcaattttgttgattTTCTAATTCTCAATCCCTTTTTCCTTGttgcatttataataatatgagATGCACCTTCTATTTGCACCTTATTTATGCCTAGGCGTGAACAAGTCTGTAGGCCTAAAAGGAGTGCCATACGCTCTTCAACTTATACAACCAAAAGCTATACCAATTATATGCTCTTCATGGTCTCTGATAATACAACCAAACCCAAAGGTGCTTGGATTGCCcctaaaaatcttgcaaaaatttAATCTGCTTATTATTTAAAACATATGTAATTTATTGCATAATATAAtactaataaattttaatttttatgataattattttattgtatcTATATTATTTATAGAGTGAGGAAGATGTCAACAAAAGAGATTTACTTATGCCAGCTTCGTGGTGAAAAGGGGCTTCTGAACAACACTATACGGTTGAGAAAAAAATTGAGCAACCTAGGAGTTTTTCTCAGGTGGTTGCGTTGGATTCACGGGTTGTTGCGGCTTCCTCACCGGAGACCACAAATGGTGGGAAAGTTGATGCGACATCTTCTTTAGATGTCTCAAAGGGAGGGAACGTTGATGCTAAGCAGGTTGTACATGGTGATTCCCCAAATGCAAGAGGGATTGGACCTCAGGTTGATGTGTCTTGTGACAACGTTCCGACTATCAATCTCAGTGGCTCTTCTAATGTAGGGAGGAATGTTGTTGATTCCCCTGATATGGTGAATGCTCTTTTTGCTAGTTCTCTTTCTTAGATTGATGGTGGATTTCTGTTGGCTTGGCATAACAAGGCAGCACAGGTGGAGGAGGTTTGGATTGCTATTAAGGGTAAGAAAGCTAAGCTTTCAAaaccctcttttgatatgactctccgCTCCCACAAGAGTAGTGCTAAGTGTGAATCTTGATGGTTTTAGTTTGGAGGAGCCATGGTTGGATTTTTTCGAGTCTTTCTCTGGTTTTGTTTCAGGTTTGGGGAGCCTTCTGTTTAAACCCATGTctttgtttttgggagttttaTTCCCTGATTGGCTTTGTCTCTGCCCCATCATTGTATTATTGAAAATGTTTTCTATGGGGTTGTTTTGTTGTTGTGGTTTGTTTTGGCTTAATGTCTTGCTAAGTCCAAACTGGtctccttttgtaaagggttttgggtcccttcaaaacctgtttttgctttaATAAAAAATAGAAGAGATTGACTTTTAATTGCCTTTTTTGTCAACAATTAAAACATGATGTGTGTTCATGGGGAGCTATGACCATTCCAACACATCATTTGATTTAAGTACTCAATAATTTACCTTTAATACCTCTTAGATGTACCCATTACATATAATACTAAGATGTTTTATTCTAAGGTGATGAAATACATCCAATTAATACGAAAAGGAAGTAGACATTGATGGACAGAGTAGATGCGTGATTTTCTTACGATGGGGAGATCTAAAACTTGGAATTGACAATGTTGGAATATCATGTGGGACATCTAATGTTTCTAGTAGTTTGAGAGCAAATGCAATGtatttgtaaaattttaaaattttattagatGTTGGCAAGAGATTAATAGCTTCACACCTTATTAATCATTCATTTTCAACAAAACCTCTCAAATTAAGTAGCCCTACAATCTAACAATGTCCATGTAATTCaacaacatctctctctctctctctctctctctctctctctctctctctctctatatatatatatatatatatatatatatgtatgtatgtatgtatatacgtatacgtatacatatatatgtatatgtatatgtgtatatgtatgtatgtgtgtgtgtgtacatgtgtgtgtgtctatgtgtgtatatatatatatataaatatatatgtatatatatacgtgcacatatacatataaatatacatatatatacatatatagacatatatacatacatatatatatatttacatacatatgtatacatatacatatacatatacatatatacatacatatatgtgtgtgtgtgtgtgtgtgtgtgtgtgtgcacgcctTGAGGAGGACTCGAACCTCCACACTCAACAGTCACACATGTTAGGTGTTTACCTCATGCATGTCGTATGCCTTTTATAGAGCATGTCTGCTCTTGTTGGCCCGCATGGCGGGCAATATACCTCTCTTCTTGGGGGAATAATATAGACCTATTCCATCCTCGTTGAGTAGGTAAGGAGATCTACGTGTCTATAAGGTGGACAGAGGTACTACCGCTCCGTGTATCAGCACgtttgtgttgttcttttagcaagcACATGTGAGATACGTGGGGTATGCAGGGTATAAGGGTCATTTTGTGGTGCATGTCTACTGAGACGAGACTGTTTTGGTCTCGTGTGTCTGCCATTTCACCATCAAGCCaaacaataaaaaaaagaaaagaaataattaTTTCCCTATTTTGAATCCTATATTAAACTAGATAGTTTAGGTTTGTCAAATACATTCAATATATCAAGTATTCAAATAATATATTAAACCAGGTCGTTTAGTTTTGTTAActttatttttcaaattcatttaaattatccctcaatattttattttaatatcttaaaATCTTGAATATGGAACAAATAGATAAATTTGAACTTGCTAGCACATCTCACATCGTTAGAAACAACGACCCTGAAAGACCCCttatttcaaaaaataaagttCCTTTAACTATCAACCATATTCACACATTACAACA
The nucleotide sequence above comes from Cryptomeria japonica chromosome 11, Sugi_1.0, whole genome shotgun sequence. Encoded proteins:
- the LOC131075305 gene encoding uncharacterized protein LOC131075305 isoform X5; its protein translation is MVMGRLMTPQEKSPLKEDEELWNRLNKRSRCLSDSSSNDENKKRKKEDMKLLDEGMQAVASSLTQLTNALTTATADAAVEQEHEEMKMGEEALSLSLKEVISVAVSPSPSSKGNTRDHQHVAKSLACKAKLLQRQMTSLKADLCFVRERCAFLEEENSRLRDRDRVGDGVRPEEDDLVRLQLEVLLAEKGRLAQENANLTRENEYLHQLVEYHQLTCQEDIIGMCSDFSSVSPPVKRIRENGGSSRLHLDANGVLE
- the LOC131075305 gene encoding uncharacterized protein LOC131075305 isoform X1, giving the protein MVMGRLMTPQEKSPLKEDEELWNRLNKRSRCLSDSSSNDENKKRKKEDMKLLDEGMQAVASSLTQLTNALTTATADAAVEQEHEEMKMGEEALSLSLKEVISVAVSPSPSSKGNTRDHQHQVAKALASSPNPKKNAENLGDNLNVAKSLACKAKLLQRQMTSLKADLCFVRERCAFLEEENSRLRDRDRVGDGVRPEEDDLVRLQLEVLLAEKGRLAQENANLTRENEYLHQLVEYHQLTCQEDIIGMCSDFSSVSPPVKRIRENGGSSRLHLDANGVLE
- the LOC131075305 gene encoding uncharacterized protein LOC131075305 isoform X3; amino-acid sequence: MVMGRLMTPQEKSPLKEDEELWNRLNKRSRCLSDSSSNDENKKRKKEDMKLLDEGMQAVASSLTQLTNALTTATADAAVEQEHEEMKMGEEALSLSLKEVISVAVSPSPSSKGNTRDHQHVAKALASSPNPKKNAENLGDNLNVAKSLACKAKLLQRQMTSLKADLCFVRERCAFLEEENSRLRDRDRVGDGVRPEEDDLVRLQLEVLLAEKGRLAQENANLTRENEYLHQLVEYHQLTCQEDIIGMCSDFSSVSPPVKRIRENGGSSRLHLDANGVLE
- the LOC131075305 gene encoding uncharacterized protein LOC131075305 isoform X2, which encodes MVMGRLMTPQEKSPLKEDEELWNRLNKRSRCLSDSSSNDENKKRKKEDMKLLDEGMQAVASSLTQLTNALTTATADAAVEEHEEMKMGEEALSLSLKEVISVAVSPSPSSKGNTRDHQHQVAKALASSPNPKKNAENLGDNLNVAKSLACKAKLLQRQMTSLKADLCFVRERCAFLEEENSRLRDRDRVGDGVRPEEDDLVRLQLEVLLAEKGRLAQENANLTRENEYLHQLVEYHQLTCQEDIIGMCSDFSSVSPPVKRIRENGGSSRLHLDANGVLE
- the LOC131075305 gene encoding uncharacterized protein LOC131075305 isoform X4 — protein: MVMGRLMTPQEKSPLKEDEELWNRLNKRSRCLSDSSSNDENKKRKKEDMKLLDEGMQAVASSLTQLTNALTTATADAAVEEHEEMKMGEEALSLSLKEVISVAVSPSPSSKGNTRDHQHVAKALASSPNPKKNAENLGDNLNVAKSLACKAKLLQRQMTSLKADLCFVRERCAFLEEENSRLRDRDRVGDGVRPEEDDLVRLQLEVLLAEKGRLAQENANLTRENEYLHQLVEYHQLTCQEDIIGMCSDFSSVSPPVKRIRENGGSSRLHLDANGVLE